The genomic interval AATCCAATTACAATATTGAAAAGATACTCGCAATTAATCAACATATATACTTGATTAATACAGTGAAGTACATCACCTTGGTTATTGGTGAAGCTGCCCTGTTGAAAGCTGCGGCTGACAATTTTGTTAGCCGACAAGATGAAAATAGACCTGCAAACACAAAAGGTCTTATATACGCATAACTAAAAGGTTGACATAAATTATGCAATGTCAGAAAATATCTGCTATTCACTTACATTCATCATGATGTACCCAAGCTTAACTTTTTGTATTAACCACTTTATGCAATACTGTGAAGTGAATATATGTAATATGCACAAATACATGCACTCATACACTTCCATCACTTACAGTATCAAACAAATGGTCAAACAATTCGGTTATGTAAaataagaagagaaaaaaattgtGGAATCCCCATTCCACTCATAACATCAGATTCAGATAATGCAGCGCAAGGGAGAAGGAAGAAACAAGTCACAAATGCCCAAAATTATATCAAATACACTTTTCGAGTTCAGAAAAACATTTGATACAGAAGAAAACTCTAGACAAGAAATAATAGCTACTAATGTCAAATATACTGTACAGCAAAAACTTATAATTACAATGATTGTAAATTTCAACCAGAGCTTTAGAAAATAGAGCAGCAACACTAAGAGTTCCAGCACAGCACCTTCACCTAAATAAGTTATTTCCACGAAATTTCCAGTCGCTAATGTCAGTAGTCAATCTTTAATTCTTACAAAGAAGATAATTCCACTTCCTGATTACAGGGGCGATACGCCACAAAGGTACCGTCGCTTGAGAAGGAACCAGGATTAAAGCAGGTGATTCCTGTGTATTTGAATGCCTTCTGCTTACTTCTGTCCCCTAAGACTATCTGCGCAGGTACACAAGTATAATGCATATTTTTAGACCATTGCTATGCACTTATATAAAGCCAACCATTGGATCCTTCATGTTTCAGTTTCcaaactaaaaattatttacttttatattaaaaaaaaaaaaaaaactgacgtGGTACTTTAAAACATATCTTCAAATCACAATTGAGAAAAAGAACTAATATATAAATCATCACTAATCACTAATGAAGTAAAGAAAGTCCATATCATCAGATTAAATCACATTTATATTTCAAATCTCACGGCAAAAGTGATTTATTAGTCTTGGTAAGCACATACCAAGGTTGCATTCAAGTAATGACATATAAAATAAGACACTAGTAAATCCAAGGATTCTTCAAATTATTAGGCATGTGATTTGCTCTCAAAGTCCTAGTCCCTTCTAGATACGTAGATAGCAATTGCTAAAATTTTCTGGTCCCCAAATATTGTAATATTGAAAAATTAGGGAGTCCAGTTtcaggaaaagaaaaagaatcatCAGAAAAAATACTACCGTGTGTGGAGTTGGATAAAGATAAAGAGCATGATCGTAGTTCCAGATGATGGGTTGAACCACAAGAGGAAGTGGGCAAAGATGACTTTGATGAGTTATGGTAGCAACAAGCTACAACAGAAACATAAATCCCATTAGCACTATGATCTAACGAGCATGAGGTCAATCAAATTCATGTAGAAAAAAGATGAGAAAACTAACATGCTCAAAAGAATCTTCAGTTTCCTCTGCAGAAGGGGGAAGCAGACATGAACGCCGCATTCTGTACAGCAGATCCTCACGGAAAAATACAATTTCCTGGGAAAAAAACTTCACTCTGCATTTGGATAATGGAAAATTTTGACAGGAAATGAAAAATCAATTGCTATATTAGAATACAACAAATAGAACCAAGCCACTGATAAAGACCTCGTGAACCTAAAATTTTACTGAATGTTAAAAGGATAGAGAATAACTATTTAAAACAAACAAGAATGACATTCGGAttaataaacataataaatagaTTCCAAGTCTAGCAGCTGAAGAAAACAAATTTGACCTGCAAGGATTGCTTGAAAATATAGCATTTGGAATGTGTTCTCGAAGCTCTTCAGTCAAATATTTTGGCAAGGCACACCTGGGTAGAGCTTTTGATGGACCTGAAATTTCAAAAAAGAGAATTTTCTTTTATGGAATACCAGCATTTAGAAATTTCTTACTATATGTTCTGACAGAAAATGAGAATAACATTTCTTGTTATGGCATACCAGCATCATCAGGGCCTGGGATGAACAGAAATCGACTGTTCTCTTTCAGCCGTTGATGCATTCCAATCAATTTCCCTAGCTTTCCAAACTGGGATCTGCATACTCAAGTTCATCATCATTTGCTAGTACAAGGAACAAAACATCATCTGCAGATAAGATAATTAAGAGGAACTTTCAAACAGGATACTCACCTTAGAGTAGAGAAAGAAGGAAATGAAAGGTTGCATGGGTGAGAAGAGAAATTCCCCATGAACACAAACAAGGAAGGTACCACCTCCTCATTCTCAAAAACATCAAGGACAGTGGTTAGCTTTTCCATAGCCTTCTCTACGGAAAGAACAATATGAAGTTACATGGAGTCTttcacaaaataatatatatgaacaaaaaatatatacacacaaatcTGAAGAAAATGCCAATCACCTCTTCATTGTCTAGCCATATGTCAGAGATTATGACAAACATGTCATTAACTGCTTTCTTTTCCAATTCCGCAAGTCTAAGCTATTGATTAGTATATCGGAACCACAAGCAGCCCTTACAGATAgtctaaaatataaaataataatgtgaAGCTAAAATCAGTAAAATTAACATTAGTGTTAGGATACAGTCTCTTCTCGTGATAATACACCACTGCCAAAAAAGTCATGCCCTGCAAGCAGTTTGAGTGACTTCTCTCTATCTTCCAATGGGGGAAATCCACAAGTAATGACCTTTATCAGCAAACAAATTTTAGCATCTTGCAAATTGAACTCTAAATATTTGCATATAGTCAATGCCAAATGATTTTTAGGGAATTATATTTACACCTCTCGGTAGGAGTAACCAAGAGCAAAAGTAGAATTCAAATATGAATATTGTGAATATTAAAGTCAAGTGGAGCCTAAAACAAGTGAATTGCAGCTTGTTCTTGTTCACCTTAACATCAATTtacaagtgaaaaatacattaaCGTTTAAAAAAAACAAGGTTAGAACAAAAAGATCAAACCCTCTTCagttattatacaaaacaagaGTGTAAGCATGGCCATTCTTCACATGGTAGAAAAGCAAAAAGAAGTAATAATACACACGTTCAAAACTTGAATCCTCTCTATCcataatcaaatatttaaacTAAGGATGCATTTGTTTGCACTTAATGAAGGGGTGAATCTGATTGGACCAGATTTATCATCATTAAgatcatttgtttttttttttcaaccacttattcccCCTTAATACCTCTTACTGAATAAGAGGTAAATTAGACTCTGAATCTTTTTAAGACATATATATCAagctcttttttatttattttttctcaacTATAACTTTTTTGCTGTCTCTATGCAACTTCAATCAACTCAAACATCAAATGTTAATGTAtattcatttttgtttttgtttaaaaaCAGAGTTTTATCTCATGTCTttgtcatatatataatttaaaaatgattatGCTATGATTtgatattatgtatatataaatataatattgtgtATATTTGTTTGGATAAGTCTATAGTACACCCTTCTAAAGAAATGTTTCAGTAAACACTATCTATTTCGGCATTCAAAAGAgatttttaatctaattttttttatgatcgtgtatgttatagttatttaggaTCACCTataaattcttaaaaaaatctGAATAGTAAGCAATGACAAAAGTAAGGTTAAAATAAAGTTAAATTCTGAATATTTTAAGAGTACTATCATATATacaacattaaaaaattatttatttattagacaGATGGAAACAAACGGCCTTAGTTCCTGAGAATGCTCAAATCATGAATAATTTGAAGAATAAAATTGCACTAGAGCTAATGCAGAGGAAACAATTactaattgaatttttttataattaatatattaattgtgtatttttttatgaattattttttataatacttttttaaattaaataaaattaaataaacttgttaatattatataattaaaaatattaaataattcagATGTGGAAAAAAAACATTCTAAATAATGTtgtattcaaattcaaatgtaATATCTTATTATTCAAATGTACAATTAGATTCAGAGGCTTGGATCTTAAAAAAACAAATGCTCCCTAAAAAGCACCCTACTTTACTTAAGAGCTAGTATCATATTATTAAATAGAAGAAACAGCAGAATCTAAGAGATAATACATAATTCTATAGTTTTATAGGCATTTAGCATTACAGAGAACtgcttataaataatatatactgCAAATAGCCAAAGTTCAacataaaaaggaaaagaaaaatgttACATTAGAAACTCATTCCAATTAATCACCAGCCCATAATATAAGaacattttagtattttacaataaaattaagaatatttAGTAATTTTGCTCCCTTAATTTTTTACACTACTAAGTTGTACCCCTAAGATATACGGCTCGCTGATAATACCCCTTCAAATATAACTTTTACATTAACGTAATCCTTTCATCACACTCTATTCAATTATTTCGTGAAATGAGTGACACAATGGATAATAATTGACAAATAAATGCAAATTATATAAGTTTcacctattttaatttttaccttaatgattaaaaaactaaaaataaaaatattaattattgttaaaaaaaatgtctTTTATTCTATTATTCATTAACGTAAAAAGAGCAAAAAGTATACAATTTGCATCCATTTACCAACTACCATCTACTGTGTCACTCATTTTGCGAAAAAATTGAGTAGAGTGTGATGGAAATACCACATTAATGTAAAAGTTATATTTAGAGGGATATTATTGACAAGCACAGAAAATAACAACGTAAGCACatcattattaatataaaataccacattaatgtaaaaatactaattattctaaaattaatttcaagcaCATCATTAtaacaacataagctttatttATTTCGGAATTATACTTGTTGAGAAAATAAGTCAACCAAGAGGCATTTTATGAAATCCAACATGTACACTAACAAAGCACCACACTAGCCAGTAGCACAGAAAATAGTAGCGAGGTAGGGGCAACAAAAGTTACAAAACAGAAACAACTAAGCTGGTTTGATGCTTACTAATTTTAAACTACAACTGAAATAAAACTTTTAGAAGAGAAAAGGAAATGCAATGTCAAATCAAGATGAAGCAATCTTCAGGATAAGAACAATGCTAACCTGAAAAATTCCTTCTACACGCATTTCCCCTTCTGCTACAACTATAGTGTTCTCGGAAAAAAATCCTGTCGTTATCTTGTATTGGTTGTCAAAGAAAATGATGATTTCACATTTCCAATTTTAAGGGAACATAAAGTTCCAGATTCATGTATTTCAAGATTTGATCAATAGTTAAATAAATTGTTTGTTTGATATACCATGATTACCAGATGGGACAGCTTCTAGAAAATTACAAGTATAGTTGTAAGGCAAAAACAAGGAAACACAATTGACGAGTAACATTTTCAAAGGATATTGCATTGGACAAATTGATCTCCACTGATGCTGTAAGGTCTTCTAAATAAAAGTGTCCATCCTCCAATTGAGATATCAAACCCATTACCCATTTTCTCCCCGTTTGCCCAACTAGAGACTGGATTGGAGATATCTGCACGAAAATTCATGATAACTAAGTGACtgtttaattgtttaataatacaAATTAGAATCACAAAAATTCGTGACACTTAACAAATCTTAGCACTGTCCATTTTCTCTGGTGTTCTAGGGAGAGACTACCTCACAATTtccaaaatttgaaatttcgGAATCAAATGCAGGTTTAGAGAAATGTTGATCGCGGGTGAGCCTCTGGAGCAATAATTGATACCTATCCCGGTAAAGGTTTGCTTTTGCAGAAGCATCACCGTGAATGGGTAGATTCCCCGTATGCCTAGAAAAATGACAAAGCAACGTCAGATTTCCAATACAATTGCTCCAAAATTctagaattatattcataccATCGCTTGGGTGCTAAAAAAACCCTAGAGTACAAGCATTTTCATTCCAAAAGCCCCATTTCGCAAAATTAGAAAGCAGTGTGCAAGAAAAGCCCACAAGTTGAGCTCGCAATGAATCAAAAAGAAGGCTCAGAGATTAAGACATACTCATAGAAGAGCTTCTTGATGGAGTCGTAACGTAGTTTGGGGAGCAAGAAGGCATCGACTACCCGAATGGCGGAAGTGGTAGAGGCAGCATGTGAGGTATCTCCATCTTCTTCACCAGCAGCTTCGGCCTCGGAGAGAAGGGCAACGACAGCTTGAACCGCTTCCTTTTCTATGATGGGGGATTTCACTGCGACAAAAAAGAAATGGAATTAGAGTGAGAGAGGAATTGGGATGAAATGAGTAGATAGCTAAGAGCAAGAGATGGATGAGCTTAAGATTACAAGTTTGGTTATGAAGCTGGTCGAGAAGGAGATCGATGGCGTCATTGGCATCAGCATCGGGAAAGCGGGAAACGAAGGAAAGGATCTCGTCGAGTGCATCCACTTTGAGGTTATACCCTCTGATCTTGCATCTCTTCTGCACTCTCTTCCGAATCGCCGtactcatctctctctctctccctctccccctccctctctctccctctctggACCTTGGATGTGTGTGGTTTTCTGCGTATTGGCGGGAAAACGGTAGCTTTTGGATTGGGAAATTTGGATTTTGGAGTCACTATTTCTCTGGGACGGCGGGAAATTGGGGAGGAGAAATAAAAGGGCTCATTTCATTTTACTTTTATGCTCTCTCCAATTTATTGGTTTACCTTTTGTCCCTCATTTTTTCTAGTCTCAACTATGACCCCAACCTTTATTTTATATCTCAACTTTAACATTTCATGAACCACCCAACTATTCAAATCAAACTGCATACAAATAGATTTACCAAAAATAAAACTCGAATAACTCACTGCAAATTAAAATATCAGTGAGGTTCGACGGTCACAATTAGTCGACGTTGGTGCGGGTACAGTTAGTTTTTTGAAATCTCCTATGATTGTGGAAGATAACATGGGTCAACGTGATATCCCTATTAATGTAGAGACTGATTTTATGGAGGTTGCTACTGATTAGGAATTTAGTGAAAATATTGCTAAAGATAATGATTGTTTGTTGGTGGTGGACACGAAGAGAAGAAAAACGGAATCGGGCTTGTCTGATGGGCTGAATGAATTGGATGAAGATGGGGAGATTAACAAAGCTGTAATGGGTTCAAAAAATATGAGTTTGGTGGGTTCTAGTATCCAAGCCCACTGTCCATTATGAAAATACTATCATGGAATTGTCATGGGCTTGGGAACTCATGGACTTTTCAATTCCTTAAGGATATTGTGATCCAAAAGCAACCCAAAATTATATTCCTTTGTGAAACGCTTAGTAATCGTTCTCAAATGGAAAGGGCTCGTGTTTTGTTgggattgttgggttttatgccctaaataaaactcatttcaatataatcagatttacttattaatatagatcagaaacaacatttaatgttgcatggtttacatgatttatttcatgattatatgtacataatgtatagattcatctgaaacccttttcacatacttgatcctgtttattgtgccgtcaacacattggaaagtaaacatgactatgtgaataaagtttcctagatttatcagacatagggttttactgatatgataatctacaacagagtttacttgcatttggagaagtgctatgttctttccagagcattggttaaagtaaagctcaggttggatgcatggagtatgcatcggaagggaccgatattgaactttgacttagatttattaaacttaccgtaatatctattcaattcaatatcgcctagttgatcctagatcaaatgttcttaatcctgttatgattaggctcaatctcgagaggctattcgtgttctttgatttgttagttaagcctacttttaggtcagggtgatacgtacattttgggaacacggtagtgcaattgagtgggagcgctagcataaacatggaatctatagcttctatctggcgaatagtaagcaaaggatgatctccttcgagcttgaccaaacgaacataaatggtggagtactcatttcacataagctgaaatatcatttatacggggtcaagtgttttaaggataaaatacatagtagggtgttacggtaatctaatccctttacagtgtagatcattcatatagaggatcattgatcacattaggattataacaatggataactaatgatgtgtctatatggtggaacatatagagcattctatatactgagagtgcaattctaagttctatgcgtggattcaacgaagaattaataagttagtgaattttagtgctaaattcttgatctacttattggaagctcggttatatagacccatggtccccccactagttgagataatattgcttgtaagactcatgtaattggttttgattaatcaattataattctcaaattagactatgtctatttgtgaaattttcactaagtaagggcgaaattgtaaagaaagagtttataggggcatatttgttaattatgatactttgtatggttcaattaataaatatgataaatgacaatattatttaataattatttatagtcattaaatagttagaattggcatttaaatgattgaattaggaaattgacatttttgagaaaatcagatacaaaaggtgttaaaattgcaaaattgcaaagcccaaggcccaatccattaaagctatggccggccacctattgtaggtttttaagttgatttttttcattattttaatgccatataattcaaatctaaccctagtggaatgctataaatagatagtgaaggcttcagaaaaataagacttttcttcagactttctgaatcagaaaaaactgagccttctctctccctatctttagctgaccactctctctcttcttctttagaatttcgaaatccttaatgatttgagtagtgcccacacacatcaagtgatacctcaatcatagtgaggaagatcgtgaagaaagatcatcagcaaaggagtttcagcatcaaagattcagagaaagagatccaggttcagatattgataatgctctgctacagaaaggaatcaagggctagatatctgaacggaaggagtcatattattccgctgcacccaatgtaaggtttcttaaactttatatgtgtttaattcatcgttttagaaagttcatatttaggatgttaataaacatacttgtgagtagatctaagatcctggtaaaataatttccaacagggatACGATGGGATAATGGTTGTCGATGTTCAGGGGAGGAGCGGAGGAATTGCATTACTATAGAAGGAAAAAGATGAAGTTTCGGTTCTGGGGTTCTCAACAAATTACATTGACGTGAAGGTTTCAATTGAAGGCATGGTTGTATGGAGGTTTACTGGTCTGTATGGGGAGCCAAACAGAAGTCGTAGGATTGCTACCTGGAATCTTTTACGTTCACTCGCTGCTAATTCAAACTTGCCTTGGTGCATCATGGGAGATTTGAACAATGTTTGCTCTCACAAAGATAAAAAGGGAGGGAACCACTATCCTGAATTTTTAATTCAAGGCTTTCAAACAAGCTTTGAATGACAATGGTTTGCAAGATATGAAGCTTTGTGGTTATCCTTTCACATGGGAAAGAGGCAGAGGCCCTTCTCATTAGGTTGAAGCTCGATTAGATAGATGTTTGGCAAATCTTTCTTAGCTGCAAGCTTTTTCATTTGCTAAATTATATAACCTTGAGCTTTCAACGTCGGATCATTCTCCCATATTGCTTGAACTAGTTAATACTGCTACGCAAAGGAGAGTAACTCGGTTTCATTTTGAGAATGTGTGGCTTCGAGAGCCTCTGTGTTACCAAATAGTCAAAGATAGCTGGGATGGAAGTGGTGTAACGAATGTGCAAGAAAAAATCAAGATTTGTGGGCAGCAGCTGAGTTCTTGGGGAAGGAGGTTACGGTGAACTTTAAAAACAAGATAAAGAAGTGTAAAAGTGAAGTGGACGGTGGAAATTAGGGCGGGATGAGTCTTCGGTTACCAAGTATAAACAAGCTAAGAAGGAGTTGGCTAAAGCTTATGTACAACGAGAAGTCTTTTGGCGTCAAAGATCGAAGCAATTATGGCTCCAAGAAGGTGATAATAATAGTAAATATTTTCATGCTTATGCTACTAATCGACGTCGTAATAACTTTATTACTAAAATCAAAGATAATAATGGTAACTGGGTTGATTGGAATTCGGGTCTGCCTCAAGTTATGGTTGATTatttttctacatttttttcttcttcaattaatTCTTGGCTGGAAGTTACGAGTGTTGTGGACAGTCGAGTTTCAGCTGACCAAAATGTCGACTTATTACAGCCGATTACTGATGAAGAGGTTTGCAAGGCTTTGTTTCAAATGCACCTTTGCCAAGGCTCTGGGACCTGACAGAATGACACCAACATTTTTCCAAAAATGCTGGTCGGTTGTGAGTAGTGTTGTAATTACTTTGGTTCAGAATTTCTTTCAAACAGGACATCTTCCTAGAGGTGTAAATAATACTAATTTAGTGTTAATTCCTAAGAAGAAACAACCAATGGACATGGGAGACTTAAGACCTATTGCCCTTTGTAACGTTCTTTATAAGATTATTTCAAAGTTCATTTCTAATCGACTCAAAGCTGTTATGCCTTCAATTATATCGGATACTCAAAGTGTGTTTCTCCAAGGTCGTTTAATATCGAATAATATTATGATTTCTTATGAGATAATGCATTATTTGAAGAGGAAGAGAAGAGGCTGGGATGGTGTTATGGCACTTAAGCTTGACATAAGCAAGGCTGACGGTCGACTTGAATGGGGATATCTTCGGGCTATGCTTGAAAGAATGGGCTTCGATGGTAGATGGATTAATTTGATTATGCATTGTGTGGGCACTGTCTCGTACACGATCTCTCATGGGGGAAAGGAGTTGGGCCCTATTGTTGCACAAATGGGGTTGCGCCAGGGTGATCATTTATCGCCATATTTGTTTATTCTCTATGTCGAGGGTTTCTCTAGTTTGTTGCGTAGTTACGAGCATAGTGGATTAATTACACGGTGTAAAGTTGTTAGAAGCGCTTCTGCTATTTCACATACGTTATTTGCAGATGATAGTTACATCTATTATAAAGTAACATAGGAGGAAGCTCATAATTTTAAAGAGTTACTGTATACGTATGAGATTGCTTCTAGCCAAAAGATCAATTTTTCAAAGTTGTCAGTGTTCTACAGTCACAGCACTAGTACCTCTTAAAGGGATATCATTTGTGAGTTGTTAGAAATTTATGAGGCTGATGAGAATGGGTCGTATTTGGGACTTCCATATTCGGTGGGAAAGAATAAAAATGTTATCCTTGGTTTtcttaaagataaaataaaaaagaaaatccaaGGATGGGAAGGGAGGATATTGTCTCGTGCAGGGAAGGAGGTGTTGCTGAAATCTGTTGCGCAATCAATTCCTAGCTATGCAATGAGTGTTTTTCTGTTACCTTTGGATACTTGTAGGGAGTTGGAGCGTCTCATGGCTAAGATCTGGTGGCAAACGGACTCTGTTTTCGTAGAACGGGTGTTAGTTGGATGAGTTGGGATCGATTGAGTCGTCACAAACATGTTGGAGGTTTGGGTTTTCAAAGTCTGCGGGACTTGAATATGGCCCTATTGGGGAAACAATACTGGAGGTTGTTGGTTAATGATACGTCCTTGGTGAGTAAAGTTTTTAAAGCTAAATACTATGCCAACGAAACTCTTCTTTTAGCTGAATTGGGTGACAATCTGAGCTTCGTATGGAGGAGTATTCTTAAAGCAAAAGGTCTAATTCAGGCTGAGGTAACCCGTACAATAGGCACGGGTGAACATACTTCAATTTTATGTGACCCTTGGCTTCCATACAACACGAATGGCTATGTTATTTCTTCACATCCTGCACTTGTTAATCAGAATGTAAGCATCCTTTTCAAAATGAATTCACGAGAATGGGATTAAGAGGTAATTAAGGATCTCTTTGATGATAGAGACCAAGAGCTGATTTTTTCTATACAATTGAGTTCTACTGCAATATCCGACTATTGGAGCTGGCAGTTTGAACGGTTGGGGCACTACTCAGTTAAGAGTGCCTACAAGTTCTTATAAGAAGAAAAAGGAACTTGGCTTGTTACTGGAGCTACTGGCATTTGAAAGGATTTATGGAGTTTAAAAGTTCCCCCTAAAGTCAACAATTTCTTATGGAGGACGGCTTCAAGCTCGTTACCAACTTGTGCTCAATTGGAAAAAAGACATGTTCCAGTTAACCCAATATGCCCCTTGTGTCTCACTACAGCTGAAACTATATTTTATGCGTTATTTGGGTGTGTTCATGCTCGTGCCTGCTGGAATAGGACAAGTGTGGTTGTTGGCGGTAATATGGATGAGGATTTCAGCAATTGGCTACTGGAGCTGCAATACCGAGGAAAAGAAGGCGAGTTGGAGGAGGCGGCTATGGTCAGGGCCATTTGGCGTGCCAGAAATGACTTTGTTTGCCAGCAAAAAAGTTGGACTGCTGCAAATGTGGTTACATCAGCAAGAATGCTACTTGATCAGTTCAAATACACTCAAAAAAGAAAGGGTCTTTCTTTGTCTTCGTTGTTTGACGGAGGCCATTTGGTTGAGCATTGGAGTGCACCTTCTTCAGGATAGATCAAGGTTAATGTTGATGGCACCTTATTTAAGCACGAAGGCAAGTTTGGGTGGGGTTGTGTGGCTCGCGACTGCCATGGCAATGTCGTGGAGGCTTTCAATTGGGGTCATTTTAGGAGGGTTCAACCTAAAGTTGTAGATATGGTTGGCATCAAAGAAGCTTTAAGTTGGATTGATCGACACAATTGGGGACAAGTGATTTTGGAATCAGACAACTTGGTATGCGTACAAGCTATTCAAAGTAAAATCTTTATGTCATCTTCTTTTGGTCTTTTAGTGCATGATGTTCGGGCATTGCTTTTATCTTTAGAAAATATTGATTTGTATTTTGTCAAACAAGCTGACTCACTGCTTAGCCagagactcttgtttctctCCAAGTCGTGTGTTTCAGTTGGAGGATTGTTCTTCTGAAACACGTTCTATTGTTATTAACGATTTGATTAGTTAATAAAGATAccaattttattcaaaaaaaaatgcccaattttatatattaagtggGTTAAAATTATTTCAATCCACCAAATTAATATATTGGCCgagttaaaattgtaaaattatttataatttttaacccaaataaattaatttataattttaaaaatgatatattaCA from Cannabis sativa cultivar Pink pepper isolate KNU-18-1 chromosome 4, ASM2916894v1, whole genome shotgun sequence carries:
- the LOC115715154 gene encoding DNA polymerase epsilon subunit B, with amino-acid sequence MSTAIRKRVQKRCKIRGYNLKVDALDEILSFVSRFPDADANDAIDLLLDQLHNQTLKSPIIEKEAVQAVVALLSEAEAAGEEDGDTSHAASTTSAIRVVDAFLLPKLRYDSIKKLFYEHTGNLPIHGDASAKANLYRDRYQLLLQRLTRDQHFSKPAFDSEISNFGNCEISPIQSLVGQTGRKWVMGLISQLEDGHFYLEDLTASVEINLSNAKITTGFFSENTIVVAEGEMRVEGIFQVITCGFPPLEDREKSLKLLAGHDFFGSGVLSREETLRLAELEKKAVNDMFVIISDIWLDNEEAMEKLTTVLDVFENEEVVPSLFVFMGNFSSHPCNLSFPSFSTLRSQFGKLGKLIGMHQRLKENSRFLFIPGPDDAGPSKALPRCALPKYLTEELREHIPNAIFSSNPCRVKFFSQEIVFFREDLLYRMRRSCLLPPSAEETEDSFEHLVATITHQSHLCPLPLVVQPIIWNYDHALYLYPTPHTIVLGDRSKQKAFKYTGITCFNPGSFSSDGTFVAYRPCNQEVELSSL
- the LOC133036854 gene encoding uncharacterized protein LOC133036854 yields the protein MDMGDLRPIALCNVLYKIISKFISNRLKAVMPSIISDTQSVFLQGRLISNNIMISYEIMHYLKRKRRGWDGVMALKLDISKADGRLEWGYLRAMLERMGFDGRWINLIMHCVGTVSYTISHGGKELGPIVAQMGLRQGDHLSPYLFILYVEGFSSLLRSYEHSGLITRCKVVRSASAISHTDIICELLEIYEADENGSYLGLPYSVGKNKNVILGFLKDKIKKKIQGWEGRILSRAGKEVLLKSVAQSIPSYAMSVFLLPLDTCRELERLMAKIWWQTDSVFVERVLVG
- the LOC133036855 gene encoding uncharacterized protein LOC133036855 codes for the protein MALLGKQYWRLLVNDTSLVSKVFKAKYYANETLLLAELGDNLSFVWRSILKAKGLIQAEVTRTIGTGEHTSILCDPWLPYNTNGYVISSHPALVNQNDLWSLKVPPKVNNFLWRTASSSLPTCAQLEKRHVPVNPICPLCLTTAETIFYALFGCVHARACWNRTSVVVGGNMDEDFSNWLLELQYRGKEGELEEAAMVRAIWRARNDFVCQQKSWTAANVVTSARMLLDQFKYTQKRKGLSLSSLFDGGHLVEHWSAPSSG